The following proteins come from a genomic window of Miscanthus floridulus cultivar M001 chromosome 2, ASM1932011v1, whole genome shotgun sequence:
- the LOC136517679 gene encoding uncharacterized protein translates to MTCMRQKNAPKNAVRKLQMTPQEKEKEMKQKESKNNYNRMVREHQANNMHSDPLVVDGTSSMPPNDAQAHTPDSMVEDDYYEDVIFEEYEEEDETHFFVEQDDEEGTDVEHNLDMDEQENSESDVPDPYDRVYADVPSESHMLPSMLNCEHCNTKKFEGEPPRFCCRGGKIHLSTLETPPKLMRLWSSLDADARHFCANIRYFNGHFSFTSLYCHQDRMTTNMRIYGVYMFRAHG, encoded by the exons ATGACTTGTATGCGGCAAAAAAATGCACCAAAAAATGCTGTAAGAAAACTGCAGATGACTCcacaggagaaggagaaggagatgaaACAAAAAGAGAGCAAAAACAACTACAATAGGATGGTGAGAGAACACCAAGCCAACAATATGCATTCGGACCCGTTGGTAGTTGATGGTACCTCTTCAATGCCTCCAAACGATGCACAAGCTCATACGCCAGACTCTATGGTCGAGGATg ACTATTATGAGGATGTCATatttgaggagtacgaggaagaGGATGAGACACACTTTTTCGTCGAACAAG ACGACGAGGAGGGAACTGACGTCGAGCACAATCTTGACATGGATGAGCAAGAGAACAGTGAGTCTGATGTCCCGGATCCATATGACAGGGTTTACGCTGATGTCCCATCAGAGTCGCACATGCTACCATCGATGCTGAATTGCGAGCACTGCAACACAAAGAAATTCGAGGGTGAACCACCCAGATTCTGTTGTCGTGGTGGAAAGATTCATCTTTCAACTCTTGAGACACCACcaaagctcatgaggttgtggtcaAGCTTGGACGCTGATGCTAGGCACTTTTGTGCAAACATCAGATATTTCAACGGCCACTTCTCTTTCACTTCTCTGTATTGCCACCAAGATCGTATGACCACTAACATGCGAATCTACGGTGTCTACATGTTCCGTGCCCATGGCTAG
- the LOC136537993 gene encoding protein PYRICULARIA ORYZAE RESISTANCE 21-like, with protein sequence MPTIIVSVDLECGRCRAKIQKVLNRIQEKGEFCIDDIDFDEKNNKVKVTGPFDPDKLADKLCCKACKIIKQIEIVEPPPPKPKEEPKKEEPAPPPPEKKEKPAPPPPAVVEPPKEKPPPPKEEPPKEKPAPPPPKVVEVPYPWPYPYPYPAWPSDCCCHHGHGGCHCCSCGKAPEPTPPAPPPPQYYPQYVPQPYPCNPCGGGYRIVCEEDPSYACAIM encoded by the exons ATGCCGACCATCATCGTCTCGGTGGACCTGGAATGCGGCCGCTGCCGTGCTAAGATCCAGAAGGTGCTCAACAGGATCCAAG AGAAGGGTGAGTTCTGCATCGATGACATCGACTTCGACGAGAAGAACAACAAGGTGAAAGTCACGGGGCCCTTCGACCCGGACAAGCTCGCCGACAAGCTCTGCTGCAAGGCGTGCAAGATCATCAAGCAGATCGAGATCGTCGAGCCCCCACCGCCCAAGCCCAAGgaggagcccaagaaggaggagccggccccgccgccgccagagaagaaggagaagcccgccccgccgccgccggcggtagTTGAGCCGCCGAAGGAGAAACCCCCACCGCCAAAGGAGGAGCCACCCAAGGAGAagcccgccccgccgccgcccaagGTGGTGGAGGTCCCTTACCCGTGGCCGTACCCGTACCCGTACCCGGCGTGGCCGTCCGACTGCTGCTGCCACCACGGCCACGGCGGGTGCCACTGCTGCTCCTGCGGAAAGGCCCCCGAGCCTAccccgccggcgccgccaccgccgcagtACTACCCGCAGTACGTGCCCCAGCCGTATCCCTGCAACCCCTGCGGCGGCGGCTACCGGATCGTCTGCGAGGAGGACCCCTCCTACGCCTGCGCCATCATGTGA
- the LOC136536123 gene encoding uncharacterized protein: MFGDRTNFRSKVLTFEVVDFPGSYHAILGWSCYAKFMVIPNYTYLKLKMPGPNGIITIGSTFSHAYMCDREHYELATAIINSVELLELVNSVTPAVPDYNGPTSSSAFHPTEETKAVEIDPTDPTKMVRIKTKLPAK, encoded by the coding sequence atgtttggtgACCGCACCAATTTCCGCTCAAAAGTCCTAACCTTCGAGGTAGTGGACTTTccggggtcctaccacgccatcttggggtggtcatgctatgccaagttcatggtgatccccaactatacctacctcaagctaaagatgccagggccGAATGGCATCATCACCATAGGTAGTACCTTCTCGCATGCTTACatgtgcgaccgtgagcattatgagctcgccactgccatcatcaactccgTCGAGCTCCTCGAGCTTGTGAATTCGGTGACTCCAGCAGTCCCTGACTACAATGGGCCAACCTCCTCTAGTGCCTTCCATCCGactgaggaaaccaaggcagtggagatcgaccccactgacccaaccaagatggtgcggatcaagaccaagctcccagctaaatag